A region of uncultured Desulfobacter sp. DNA encodes the following proteins:
- a CDS encoding STAS domain-containing protein, producing MNNPGIGQIDGTLAVNILQQIPTPIMAVNRGMAVIFLNRAGLKILGKSWKEIQGMPCREVFQSRHCGTDECRMTQVMDGGQTVTSRNEMKVNDRYIPIEYTAAAMKDDQGNIVGGLEYILDITERVRQENKLKEQSRTIMEISTPAIKLWDRVVILPVVGVVDSLRAQQMMNTMLTKIMETAAKVIILDIQGVAAVDTAVANHLIKIAKATKLMGCRCIISGISPAVAQTLVQLGIELGEISTNSTLKDALSDAFKLMDLEVRPKG from the coding sequence ATGAACAATCCGGGCATTGGTCAAATTGACGGGACCCTGGCAGTAAACATTCTCCAGCAGATCCCCACCCCGATTATGGCGGTCAACCGTGGCATGGCAGTCATATTTCTTAACAGGGCGGGACTAAAGATACTAGGCAAATCCTGGAAAGAAATCCAGGGAATGCCATGCCGGGAGGTTTTTCAATCCCGGCATTGCGGCACGGATGAGTGCCGGATGACGCAGGTGATGGACGGGGGACAGACGGTCACCTCCCGCAATGAGATGAAAGTGAACGACAGATATATTCCCATTGAATACACCGCCGCAGCCATGAAAGATGATCAGGGAAATATTGTGGGAGGGCTTGAATATATCCTTGATATCACAGAACGGGTCCGCCAGGAGAACAAACTTAAAGAGCAGAGCCGGACCATCATGGAAATTTCAACCCCTGCCATAAAACTGTGGGACAGGGTGGTCATCCTGCCGGTGGTGGGGGTAGTGGACTCCCTGAGGGCCCAGCAGATGATGAATACCATGCTCACAAAAATCATGGAAACTGCGGCAAAGGTGATCATCCTGGATATCCAGGGCGTGGCGGCCGTGGATACGGCTGTGGCCAATCATCTGATTAAAATCGCCAAAGCCACCAAGCTGATGGGCTGCCGCTGTATTATTTCCGGCATTTCACCTGCAGTTGCACAAACACTGGTTCAACTGGGCATCGAACTGGGGGAGATCTCCACCAACTCCACACTGAAGGACGCGCTTTCAGATGCGTTCAAACTGATGGATTTAGAGGTCCGGCCAAAAGGTTAA
- a CDS encoding anti-sigma regulatory factor produces MTNATTSLNEQATFELYEPSDNAQVVFTARKMLAGMGFDPTRQYLIASAVSELSTNIIRYAQKGKVTLNVIHNGDKAGFQVHAQDQGPGISDMDKAMKENYSSGNGLGLGLPSVKRIMDEFQIQSAPGEGTRITAIKWMD; encoded by the coding sequence ATGACAAATGCCACAACAAGTTTGAATGAGCAGGCAACCTTTGAACTGTATGAACCGTCGGACAACGCCCAGGTGGTATTCACGGCTAGAAAAATGCTGGCAGGGATGGGATTTGACCCCACAAGACAGTATTTAATTGCATCTGCGGTGTCTGAATTATCCACCAACATCATCCGGTATGCCCAAAAGGGAAAAGTTACGTTAAATGTCATTCACAATGGAGACAAGGCAGGATTTCAAGTTCATGCCCAGGACCAGGGGCCGGGCATCAGTGATATGGACAAGGCCATGAAAGAAAATTACAGCTCCGGCAACGGACTTGGACTGGGCCTGCCCAGTGTCAAACGGATTATGGATGAATTTCAGATTCAATCGGCCCCCGGCGAAGGCACCCGGATAACAGCCATAAAATGGATGGATTAG
- a CDS encoding SpoIIE family protein phosphatase: protein MEPSGQIIDFHIEKKALSGEPDECGDTGLIKMYDNFCFLALVDVLGHGKPAAREALLSKDYLDHNYTKHLTDIINGMHEYLRGTRGAVAAVCRLDLTTGILQYSGMGNIHLRLFGTKQESLVTKDGVIGYIMPSPVQDQTRLVSGDVLVMTSDGIKEHFDPHAYPRITTGRAKEICNNFIKLLGKGTDDMSCIALRFGI, encoded by the coding sequence ATGGAACCAAGCGGGCAGATCATTGATTTTCACATTGAAAAAAAAGCCTTGAGCGGAGAGCCCGACGAGTGCGGAGACACAGGATTAATCAAGATGTACGACAATTTTTGTTTCCTGGCCCTGGTTGATGTGCTGGGACATGGAAAGCCTGCGGCCCGGGAGGCGCTGCTTTCAAAGGATTACCTGGACCATAATTATACAAAGCATCTCACCGACATTATCAACGGCATGCATGAGTATCTAAGAGGAACCCGTGGCGCCGTGGCCGCGGTCTGCAGGTTGGATTTGACCACCGGTATTCTTCAATATTCAGGCATGGGTAATATTCATCTGCGACTATTTGGCACAAAACAGGAATCCCTTGTTACAAAAGACGGGGTGATCGGCTACATCATGCCCTCCCCTGTCCAGGACCAGACCCGTCTGGTATCCGGCGATGTTCTGGTTATGACCTCGGACGGGATAAAGGAGCACTTTGATCCCCATGCCTATCCGAGAATCACCACGGGACGGGCAAAGGAGATCTGCAACAATTTCATCAAACTCCTTGGGAAAGGCACGGATGATATGTCATGCATTGCATTGAGGTTCGGAATATGA
- a CDS encoding response regulator — protein sequence MIELANFSLGTKSGLKQIGLKLYNMSLWLGFNDIQAARFATVFTELVSWDNMSEDKKTQAAIELDSLEYGHAIRIKVQPFDPAKEPFAKNYFDHSEVSGTDQKQTWFTGVKALPDPDFHLSQLLIEKTREMLGRPLKEELINDLVKKNRELKTAQHKTHMATLELKEQVEELARAKRAMLNIMDDLDEAKKQAESATRAKSDFLANMSHEIRTPMNAIIGMTHLALQTEMTPKQTDYLTKIDGAANALLGLINDILDFSKIEAGKLDMEMVNFSIESIMSQASDLAAVKTSEKGLELLVKIAPNLPKMLTGDPLRLKQILVNLAGNAAKFTEKGEVVMTCDIARRDDKSVLLKFCVKDTGIGMTQEQQSMLFQAFSQADTSTTRRYGGTGLGLTISKRLAEMMDGTIGVSSEHGKGSTFYFTARFGIADSNVYCKQVEIDDQLHQMRVLVVDDNATAREIFESYLGSMGFRTESASNGQTAIDLIQRASKTDPFRVVLIDWQMPGMDGIQTSQNIIKLPGLEPKPKIIMATAYDRSEATEHSRGVKLNGIIVKPVTLSALFDAIMVAFGRGVQIKSRQDHPNHDELDHIRGAWILLVEDNEINQEIAVEILEGAGLIVDVAGNGEQGVQAALGKKYDLVLMDIQMPVMGGMEATERIRKVKSADTLPIIAMTAHAMSGDREKSIKAGMQEHVTKPINPPELFNALIQWIKPEKIDTSSTIPVTCQPGTPPEIQTTDDLPQWLPGIDMAQGLDRINNNKILYKRLLLKVRRDYGDAAERLSSLIKDNDLEQARRLAHSIKGVAGNLGAGNLQAAAQVIEAGLKPSPDQMLLSREEMEQFNMEMAVVQKGLAMLKEEATPTDNAYPVADTDELIQCIEELIPLLKKSQAKQVKLCAAKINTLGWPEELLNDIQEITNLAGRYKFKEILPISQAVYKKLQILNGHNA from the coding sequence ATGATCGAACTTGCAAACTTTTCACTGGGCACAAAATCAGGTTTGAAACAAATAGGGCTCAAACTTTACAACATGTCACTCTGGCTTGGTTTTAACGATATTCAGGCCGCCCGATTCGCAACTGTTTTTACAGAACTGGTCTCTTGGGACAATATGTCTGAAGATAAAAAAACACAAGCCGCCATAGAACTGGACAGCCTGGAATACGGCCATGCCATACGCATCAAGGTCCAACCGTTTGACCCTGCTAAAGAACCTTTTGCAAAAAATTATTTCGACCACAGTGAAGTATCCGGAACAGATCAAAAGCAGACATGGTTTACCGGCGTCAAAGCACTGCCTGATCCGGACTTTCATCTGTCCCAGCTCCTGATTGAAAAAACCCGGGAGATGCTGGGAAGGCCGCTCAAAGAAGAGCTGATCAATGACCTGGTAAAAAAGAATCGGGAACTGAAAACCGCCCAGCACAAAACCCACATGGCCACCCTGGAACTTAAGGAACAGGTGGAGGAACTTGCCAGGGCCAAACGAGCCATGCTCAATATCATGGACGATCTTGATGAAGCCAAAAAGCAGGCGGAATCCGCCACCCGGGCCAAAAGTGATTTTCTGGCCAACATGAGCCATGAAATCAGAACACCGATGAACGCCATCATCGGCATGACGCATCTGGCACTTCAAACCGAAATGACCCCTAAGCAAACAGATTATTTAACCAAAATTGACGGGGCAGCCAATGCCCTTTTGGGCCTGATTAATGATATCCTGGATTTTTCCAAAATCGAAGCCGGCAAACTGGATATGGAAATGGTGAATTTTTCCATTGAGTCCATCATGTCGCAAGCCTCGGATCTGGCGGCGGTCAAGACATCGGAAAAGGGACTGGAGCTGCTTGTCAAAATTGCCCCGAATCTGCCCAAGATGCTGACGGGCGACCCATTGCGCCTGAAACAGATCCTGGTGAACCTGGCCGGAAATGCCGCTAAATTCACGGAAAAGGGTGAAGTGGTCATGACATGCGACATTGCCCGGAGGGATGACAAGAGTGTGTTGCTGAAATTTTGCGTTAAGGACACCGGCATCGGAATGACACAAGAGCAGCAAAGCATGTTGTTCCAGGCGTTTTCCCAGGCCGACACCTCCACAACCCGCAGATATGGCGGAACAGGCCTTGGGCTTACCATTTCAAAACGGCTGGCTGAAATGATGGATGGAACCATTGGTGTTTCGTCCGAGCATGGCAAAGGCTCAACCTTTTATTTTACAGCACGATTTGGGATTGCCGACAGCAATGTCTATTGCAAACAGGTTGAAATCGATGACCAGCTTCATCAAATGCGTGTTCTGGTGGTGGACGATAATGCCACGGCCCGGGAAATCTTTGAATCATATCTGGGGTCCATGGGATTCAGGACCGAAAGCGCATCCAACGGCCAGACCGCCATTGATCTGATTCAACGCGCCTCAAAGACCGATCCGTTTCGAGTGGTGCTCATTGACTGGCAAATGCCGGGCATGGACGGCATACAGACATCCCAGAACATCATTAAATTACCAGGCCTTGAACCAAAGCCCAAAATCATTATGGCAACAGCTTATGACCGCAGTGAAGCCACTGAGCATTCCAGGGGGGTAAAGTTAAACGGCATAATTGTCAAACCCGTCACCCTGTCCGCACTGTTTGATGCCATCATGGTCGCCTTTGGACGCGGGGTTCAAATCAAATCACGGCAGGATCACCCCAATCACGATGAACTTGACCATATCCGCGGGGCATGGATACTTCTGGTGGAAGACAATGAGATCAACCAGGAAATTGCCGTGGAAATTTTAGAGGGAGCCGGTCTGATTGTTGATGTGGCCGGCAATGGGGAACAAGGAGTTCAGGCGGCCCTTGGAAAAAAATATGATCTGGTTTTGATGGACATCCAGATGCCGGTGATGGGCGGCATGGAGGCCACAGAACGCATCCGGAAAGTCAAATCAGCTGACACACTTCCCATTATTGCCATGACCGCCCATGCCATGTCCGGTGACCGTGAAAAAAGTATAAAAGCAGGCATGCAGGAGCATGTTACCAAGCCCATCAATCCGCCGGAGTTATTCAATGCTTTGATTCAATGGATAAAACCTGAAAAAATAGATACCTCGTCCACTATTCCGGTTACCTGTCAGCCCGGAACCCCACCGGAAATACAGACGACAGATGACCTGCCCCAGTGGCTGCCCGGCATTGACATGGCCCAGGGACTGGACAGGATCAACAACAACAAAATACTGTATAAGCGACTGTTGTTAAAAGTCCGAAGGGACTATGGGGATGCGGCTGAACGATTATCGTCCTTGATAAAAGACAACGACCTTGAACAAGCCCGGCGCCTGGCCCACTCCATCAAAGGTGTAGCAGGAAATCTGGGGGCCGGAAACCTTCAGGCTGCGGCACAGGTTATTGAGGCCGGCCTGAAGCCTTCGCCGGACCAGATGTTACTTTCCAGGGAAGAGATGGAACAGTTTAACATGGAAATGGCCGTGGTTCAAAAGGGACTGGCCATGCTCAAAGAAGAAGCAACACCAACGGATAACGCTTACCCGGTCGCGGATACTGACGAATTGATTCAATGCATTGAAGAACTGATTCCTTTGCTGAAAAAAAGTCAGGCCAAACAGGTGAAACTATGTGCAGCAAAAATCAATACCCTGGGATGGCCCGAGGAGTTATTGAACGATATCCAGGAGATCACCAACCTTGCCGGACGCTATAAATTTAAAGAAATACTGCCCATTTCCCAGGCTGTTTACAAAAAGCTTCAAATCCTGAATGGACACAACGCCTGA
- a CDS encoding two-component system response regulator encodes MKENREFAILVVDDTETNVDILMDTLGDDYDIRVAMDGESALENVAEDKPDLILLDIMMPGMDGYEVCRRLKDDPATHDIPVIFLTAMTDEQNEAKGLAMGAVDYVTKPFSSELVKARVSNQLELKKHQDHLQELVDLRTKELALTQEVTIYSLASLAETRDPETGGHILRTQRYVKTLAHQLKNTPEFEKTLNNEVIDLLYNSAPLHDIGKVGVADSILLKPGKLTDEEFAEMKNHTIYGRNALKVAEEKLGDNSFMQYARQIAYTHHEKWDGSGYPNSLKGEGIPVSGRLMAIADVYDALISKRVYKPPFSHAKAISIITKESGTHFDPLMVEHLLIIKDQFLQIAFTLADSEEEKAALTAEGNA; translated from the coding sequence ATGAAAGAGAACAGAGAGTTTGCCATTCTGGTGGTGGATGATACCGAAACCAATGTTGATATATTAATGGACACACTGGGTGACGATTACGACATCCGGGTCGCCATGGACGGGGAGTCTGCCCTGGAAAACGTGGCCGAAGACAAACCGGACCTTATACTTCTTGATATCATGATGCCCGGCATGGACGGTTATGAGGTGTGCAGGCGTTTGAAAGACGACCCGGCCACCCATGATATCCCCGTGATCTTTTTAACTGCCATGACCGATGAACAGAACGAAGCCAAAGGACTGGCCATGGGGGCGGTGGATTACGTCACCAAACCCTTTTCCTCCGAGCTGGTCAAGGCCCGGGTATCCAACCAGCTGGAGCTGAAAAAACACCAGGACCATCTCCAGGAACTGGTGGATTTGAGAACAAAGGAACTGGCGCTGACCCAGGAAGTGACCATATACAGCCTGGCCAGTCTGGCAGAAACCCGGGACCCTGAAACCGGCGGCCATATTTTAAGAACCCAGCGCTATGTCAAGACTCTTGCACATCAACTTAAAAACACACCCGAATTTGAAAAAACCCTGAATAATGAGGTGATTGACCTGCTTTACAACTCAGCACCTCTCCATGATATAGGCAAAGTCGGGGTGGCGGACAGCATCCTTCTTAAACCCGGCAAACTCACCGATGAAGAGTTTGCTGAAATGAAAAACCATACGATTTACGGCAGAAATGCCCTCAAAGTGGCTGAAGAGAAACTGGGGGATAATTCATTTATGCAGTATGCCCGGCAGATCGCTTATACCCACCATGAAAAATGGGACGGATCAGGATATCCCAACAGCCTTAAAGGGGAAGGAATCCCTGTTTCCGGGCGGCTGATGGCCATTGCAGACGTCTACGACGCCCTGATTTCCAAAAGGGTCTATAAACCACCCTTCAGCCATGCCAAGGCCATTAGTATTATAACAAAGGAGAGTGGTACTCATTTTGATCCGTTAATGGTTGAACACCTTTTGATCATCAAGGACCAGTTTTTACAAATTGCCTTTACCCTGGCAGACTCCGAGGAAGAAAAAGCAGCCCTCACCGCAGAAGGCAATGCCTGA
- a CDS encoding response regulator, giving the protein MPDIGQIKNLITYLVILALFTLPWQVWAKSLPGLTDKEVQWLTAHPRIQIGVMDAWPPMDFIDSTGVPAGIGVDYIQAMNALLGGRLTVVPGPFAKNLEKVIRGELDAVMDITPRPDRQKILNFTSQYLNIPHVIVGPRNGAYYGSENELAQKTVALEKGFYNVTYFRRNYPDVKIKIYPDTALALDAVARGEADAYAGNRAVAAYIMEKEVMATLKFHGRLNKPGSVLAIGTPKNLPELTAILEKTLNAIPDSQKQSIISHYVSPSGKPQSPTAPVETITLKTLGMLIAIFSGTILLMLLILSRVMRQKRAAALFGTTLFRSLIVAGLSVFVLTISGLGWGLMENTRNSTIKDMAAHLRLLLALTQDRTDMWLTDRRRSICHLGTQPTLVAITRQLLWDYDAKKQMTASLVQADARTFFAANRQGFSYTGFCIISPDRLVISSHDNAQIGTQHPATMEYPGRLERAFSGETLFIPPTTTAGNSSESKTKSDMLVISPVVTPENDIIAVIALMFDARKNLAQFTRSPGRWATDDIYAFDRTGRMITPSRFDDQLKEIGLLKPNESSALTLYLRNPGGDMTRGFHPRVPRPEQPLTHMAEHAIQLRSQMAGQYIVQRDLPIKENMQGYLDYRGVPVFGAWLWNPDLDLGITAEIDIEEAMAGFHKIRLAVFIILGVTLVLSVLSVLLVLVLGDRTRKTLEAAKEELEEKVGERTLELKENQELFSALLESAPDPMLACDEDGKIVLINSQTELLLGYERSELLGAGVDMLLPEQADTCMQEVKSQFLSARDTRRKMGFSIEQTARAKNGNLIPVEISLSPIQSRSGLLVISSLRDISERKAVEEALNASKENLRRILDNSPVAITSSTRGVIGFCNPKFVEMFGVKEGEQYSHLYVNPEKRDELVKRLSPDQPVLNQELQMYSATGGILDVMVSFLARNNGEQGIMAWMMDITERKKAVQQIITAKDMAEEATRAKSDFLANMSHEIRTPMNAILGMSHLTLKTQLNPKQRNYIEKMHQSALNLLGIINDILDFSKIEAGKLTIEKIDFNLNEILHNLSGLVSAKTREKGLELIFNMERNLPVLLRGDPLRLGQILLNLANNAVKFTETGEIEICIFGVDVQPHEAMLKFEVRDTGIGLNQAQQANLFLSFHQADTSTTRRYGGSGLGLSICKKLSEMMGGTIGVTSQTGKGSTFWFTARFDRTDMETPTQFIPDALNGLKTLVVDDNQTFCHVMAGYLEAFSFHVESAFSGRAALEMVKAAEQEQNGQYDLILMDRQMPDMDGIETARHIIQDAGLKSRPPIIMVTGNDRQDVTEQAGKLGIKTILLKPLTPSMLFDGVMAAFGRRESDAVNHMVKRSENLPKNFDDIRGARLLLVEDNEINQELAVELLEQEGFFVEVADNGQIAVEMVSAKAFDAVLMDLQMPVMDGRTATRHIRTLNLGAGQPPIIAMTADAMSGVKEEVLAIGMNDYVTKPINPSEFFKVLVKWITPGKRESKKPNTGAGQADEPGLPVLKGIDSAQGLARMGQKKERYIRILAKFHCENQDTIAALEKAIQAQDQSTAVRIAHTVKGLAGTIGAQALQTAAAALEAGLISDLDSNQNKTLHRNFNMELGTVLKSLSHLPGADDPPSAPGSRKTGEPGQLLQLLQALAPHIGIHQPKPAKKVLEKINEFAWPGQYRTGIDELNTMVGKYRFKEAEAVLESLISELSAFNG; this is encoded by the coding sequence ATGCCCGATATAGGACAAATAAAAAACCTTATCACCTATCTGGTCATACTCGCACTTTTTACGCTTCCTTGGCAGGTTTGGGCAAAATCTCTGCCCGGCCTTACAGACAAAGAGGTTCAGTGGCTCACAGCGCATCCCCGAATTCAAATCGGCGTCATGGACGCCTGGCCGCCCATGGACTTTATTGACAGCACAGGTGTCCCGGCCGGTATCGGCGTTGATTATATCCAGGCAATGAACGCCTTACTGGGGGGGCGCCTGACAGTGGTGCCGGGTCCTTTTGCAAAAAATCTGGAAAAAGTGATCCGGGGTGAACTGGATGCCGTCATGGACATCACCCCCCGGCCTGACAGGCAAAAAATTTTAAATTTTACAAGCCAGTATCTGAACATTCCCCATGTCATTGTGGGCCCAAGGAACGGAGCGTATTATGGATCTGAAAACGAACTGGCACAAAAGACTGTGGCCCTGGAAAAGGGTTTTTACAATGTCACCTATTTCAGGCGGAATTATCCAGATGTTAAAATAAAAATCTACCCTGATACCGCCCTGGCCCTGGATGCCGTGGCCAGGGGGGAAGCGGATGCCTATGCAGGCAACCGGGCTGTTGCGGCTTATATTATGGAAAAGGAAGTGATGGCCACACTGAAGTTCCATGGCAGACTGAACAAACCCGGGTCCGTGCTTGCCATCGGGACACCCAAAAACCTGCCGGAACTTACGGCGATCCTTGAAAAAACCTTGAATGCCATCCCTGATTCCCAAAAACAATCCATCATCAGTCACTACGTCAGCCCATCCGGCAAACCCCAATCCCCTACCGCACCGGTCGAAACCATCACATTAAAAACCCTTGGCATGCTGATTGCCATTTTTTCAGGCACCATCCTTCTTATGCTGCTGATCCTTTCCCGGGTGATGCGACAGAAACGGGCGGCGGCTCTATTCGGCACCACTTTGTTCCGCAGCCTGATTGTTGCGGGACTATCTGTCTTTGTGCTGACAATCTCGGGTTTGGGATGGGGGCTGATGGAGAACACCCGAAATTCCACAATAAAAGACATGGCCGCCCACCTGCGCCTTCTGCTGGCTTTAACCCAGGACCGGACAGATATGTGGCTTACGGATCGAAGGAGATCCATATGTCACCTGGGCACCCAGCCGACGCTTGTGGCCATTACCCGGCAGTTGCTATGGGACTATGACGCAAAAAAACAGATGACGGCATCCCTGGTCCAGGCAGATGCCCGGACCTTTTTTGCCGCCAACAGACAAGGATTTTCCTACACCGGTTTTTGCATTATCAGCCCGGACCGTTTGGTCATCAGCTCCCACGACAATGCACAGATCGGAACGCAACATCCGGCAACCATGGAATACCCGGGCCGCCTGGAAAGGGCCTTTTCGGGAGAAACCCTTTTCATTCCCCCGACGACAACAGCCGGTAACAGCAGTGAATCAAAAACAAAATCCGACATGCTGGTCATCAGTCCGGTGGTCACCCCGGAAAATGATATCATCGCCGTTATCGCGCTTATGTTCGACGCCCGAAAAAATCTGGCACAATTTACGCGATCTCCGGGCCGCTGGGCCACAGACGACATCTATGCCTTTGACCGGACCGGCAGGATGATCACCCCCAGCCGTTTCGATGATCAGCTCAAGGAGATCGGACTATTAAAACCAAATGAGTCAAGTGCGTTGACATTATACCTCAGAAATCCGGGCGGGGATATGACCCGGGGGTTTCACCCCAGAGTGCCGCGCCCTGAACAGCCCCTGACCCATATGGCAGAACATGCCATACAGCTTCGCAGCCAGATGGCAGGCCAGTACATTGTACAAAGGGACTTGCCAATAAAAGAAAACATGCAGGGATATCTGGATTACAGGGGGGTACCGGTGTTCGGTGCCTGGCTGTGGAATCCGGACCTGGACCTGGGCATTACGGCAGAGATAGACATTGAAGAGGCCATGGCCGGATTTCATAAAATCCGATTGGCCGTTTTTATCATTCTCGGGGTTACCCTGGTGCTCTCTGTATTGTCCGTTCTTCTGGTCCTGGTCCTGGGAGACCGCACCCGAAAAACCCTTGAAGCTGCAAAAGAAGAACTTGAGGAAAAAGTGGGAGAGCGCACTCTGGAACTTAAAGAGAACCAGGAACTGTTTTCGGCTTTGCTGGAATCGGCACCGGATCCCATGTTGGCCTGTGATGAAGACGGCAAAATAGTTCTGATCAACTCCCAAACCGAGCTGTTGCTGGGGTATGAACGGTCCGAACTTCTGGGCGCAGGTGTGGACATGCTGCTTCCGGAACAGGCAGACACCTGTATGCAGGAGGTGAAGTCCCAATTTCTCAGCGCCAGGGATACCAGAAGAAAAATGGGATTCAGCATAGAGCAAACGGCCCGTGCAAAAAACGGGAATCTTATTCCCGTGGAGATCAGCTTAAGTCCCATACAAAGCAGGTCCGGCCTGTTAGTGATCTCGTCCCTGAGAGATATCTCCGAGCGCAAAGCAGTAGAGGAAGCCCTGAATGCATCAAAGGAAAACCTGCGGCGAATTCTGGACAACAGCCCTGTGGCCATCACATCGTCAACCCGGGGGGTGATTGGGTTCTGCAATCCCAAATTTGTGGAGATGTTTGGCGTGAAAGAGGGAGAACAATATTCCCATCTCTATGTCAATCCTGAGAAGCGGGACGAGCTGGTGAAAAGATTGAGCCCAGACCAGCCGGTGCTCAATCAGGAACTTCAGATGTACAGCGCCACAGGGGGCATCCTGGATGTCATGGTCAGCTTTCTTGCGCGCAACAACGGCGAACAGGGGATTATGGCATGGATGATGGATATCACGGAGCGAAAAAAAGCCGTGCAACAAATCATAACTGCCAAGGACATGGCAGAAGAAGCCACCCGGGCCAAATCTGATTTCCTGGCCAACATGAGCCATGAAATCCGCACCCCCATGAATGCGATCCTTGGCATGAGCCATTTGACCCTGAAAACACAATTGAATCCCAAACAGCGGAACTACATTGAAAAAATGCACCAGTCAGCCCTCAATCTTCTGGGCATCATCAATGATATTCTTGACTTTTCCAAAATCGAAGCCGGCAAACTGACCATCGAAAAGATTGATTTTAACCTCAACGAAATCCTGCACAACCTGTCGGGGCTGGTGTCTGCCAAAACCCGGGAAAAGGGTCTGGAACTGATATTCAACATGGAGAGGAACCTGCCGGTTCTTCTTAGGGGAGATCCCCTGAGATTAGGACAGATTCTGCTTAATCTGGCCAATAATGCCGTTAAATTCACCGAAACAGGGGAAATTGAAATCTGCATTTTCGGGGTCGACGTTCAGCCCCATGAAGCCATGCTTAAGTTTGAAGTACGGGATACAGGCATTGGCTTAAATCAGGCCCAGCAGGCCAATCTGTTTCTATCCTTTCACCAGGCAGACACCTCCACCACACGGCGTTACGGTGGGTCCGGGCTCGGCCTTTCCATCTGCAAAAAGCTAAGTGAAATGATGGGTGGCACCATCGGGGTCACCAGCCAGACGGGCAAAGGTTCCACATTCTGGTTCACAGCCAGATTTGACAGAACTGATATGGAAACACCGACACAGTTTATCCCCGACGCATTAAATGGCCTGAAAACCCTTGTGGTGGACGACAATCAGACCTTTTGCCATGTCATGGCAGGTTATCTGGAGGCATTCTCTTTCCATGTGGAGAGTGCGTTTTCAGGCCGTGCCGCCCTGGAGATGGTCAAAGCGGCAGAACAGGAGCAGAACGGCCAATATGATTTAATACTCATGGACCGGCAGATGCCGGATATGGACGGCATTGAGACAGCCCGGCATATTATCCAGGATGCAGGACTGAAAAGCAGACCCCCAATCATCATGGTGACGGGCAATGACCGGCAGGATGTGACGGAGCAGGCCGGCAAACTGGGCATAAAAACCATTCTTCTCAAGCCGCTGACGCCGTCCATGCTCTTTGACGGAGTCATGGCGGCCTTTGGCCGGCGAGAATCAGATGCGGTCAACCACATGGTCAAACGATCGGAAAACCTGCCGAAAAATTTTGACGATATCCGGGGCGCCAGACTGCTGCTGGTGGAAGACAATGAAATAAATCAGGAACTGGCTGTGGAACTGCTTGAACAGGAGGGTTTTTTTGTTGAGGTGGCGGATAACGGACAAATCGCAGTGGAAATGGTGTCCGCCAAAGCCTTTGATGCCGTGCTCATGGATCTGCAGATGCCGGTAATGGATGGACGGACTGCCACCCGGCACATTCGCACTCTTAATCTTGGGGCGGGACAGCCGCCCATCATTGCCATGACCGCCGACGCCATGAGTGGTGTCAAAGAGGAGGTCCTGGCCATCGGAATGAATGATTACGTGACCAAACCCATTAATCCGTCAGAATTTTTCAAGGTCCTGGTCAAATGGATAACGCCAGGCAAGCGGGAAAGCAAAAAACCAAACACCGGTGCTGGACAAGCCGACGAACCGGGCCTTCCCGTCTTAAAAGGCATTGATTCGGCCCAGGGACTGGCCAGGATGGGTCAAAAAAAAGAGCGCTACATCAGAATACTTGCAAAATTTCATTGTGAAAACCAGGATACAATAGCCGCACTTGAGAAAGCAATCCAGGCCCAGGATCAGTCAACCGCCGTCCGCATCGCCCATACCGTTAAAGGACTTGCCGGCACCATCGGCGCCCAGGCGCTTCAGACGGCTGCCGCGGCTCTGGAAGCCGGTCTGATATCGGACCTGGATTCAAATCAAAATAAAACACTGCACCGAAACTTTAACATGGAACTTGGGACGGTTTTAAAATCCCTGTCCCACCTGCCCGGGGCAGATGACCCCCCAAGTGCCCCAGGATCCCGCAAAACCGGCGAGCCCGGGCAGTTATTGCAACTCCTCCAGGCCCTTGCCCCCCACATCGGCATACACCAGCCCAAACCTGCAAAAAAGGTGCTTGAAAAAATCAATGAATTTGCCTGGCCCGGGCAATACAGAACAGGGATTGATGAACTAAACACCATGGTCGGCAAATACAGGTTCAAGGAGGCCGAAGCTGTTTTAGAATCGTTGATATCCGAGCTGTCTGCATTCAATGGCTGA